The following are from one region of the Bradyrhizobium septentrionale genome:
- the nuoF gene encoding NADH-quinone oxidoreductase subunit NuoF: MLDDKDRIFKNLYGLHDWGLEGARRRGAWDGTKGIIDRGRDWIINEMKASGLRGRGGAGFPTGMKWSFMPKESKDGRPSYLVVNADESEPGTCKDREIMRHDPHLLVEGCLLASFAMGAHACYVYIRGEFIREREHLQAAIDQAYEAKLVGKDNINGWPFDIYVAHGAGAYICGEETALLESLEGKKGQPRLKPPFPANVGLYGCPTTVNNVESIAVAPDILRRGAAWFAAIGRPNNVGTKLFCISGHVERPCNVEEAMGIPFRELIEKHCGGIRGGWDNLKAVIPGGSSVRMVPAEQIIDTPMDFDSLSKLRSGLGTAAVIVMDKSTDLIRAIARISYFYKHESCGQCTPCREGTGWMWRVLTRMADGRAHKREIDMLLEVTKQVEGHTICALGDAAAWPIQGLIAHFRHEIEERIDQYSHKADLDDQGVRDPVHMVAAE; the protein is encoded by the coding sequence ATGCTCGACGACAAGGACCGCATCTTCAAGAACCTCTACGGCCTGCATGATTGGGGCCTCGAGGGCGCGCGCCGCAGAGGCGCCTGGGATGGCACCAAGGGAATCATCGACAGGGGCCGCGACTGGATCATCAACGAGATGAAGGCCTCCGGCCTGCGCGGCCGCGGCGGCGCGGGCTTCCCGACCGGCATGAAGTGGTCGTTCATGCCGAAGGAATCCAAGGACGGCCGTCCGAGCTATCTCGTCGTCAACGCGGACGAGTCGGAGCCCGGCACCTGCAAGGACCGCGAGATCATGCGGCACGATCCGCATCTGTTGGTCGAGGGCTGCCTGCTCGCGAGCTTCGCGATGGGCGCGCATGCCTGCTACGTTTATATCCGCGGCGAATTCATCCGCGAGCGCGAACACCTGCAGGCCGCGATCGACCAGGCCTATGAGGCCAAGCTGGTCGGCAAGGACAATATCAACGGCTGGCCGTTCGATATCTACGTGGCCCACGGCGCCGGCGCCTATATCTGCGGCGAGGAAACCGCGCTGCTCGAGAGCCTCGAGGGCAAGAAGGGCCAGCCGCGGCTGAAGCCGCCGTTCCCGGCCAATGTCGGCCTCTATGGCTGCCCGACCACCGTCAACAACGTCGAGTCGATCGCGGTCGCGCCCGACATCCTGCGCCGCGGCGCCGCCTGGTTCGCCGCCATCGGCCGTCCGAACAATGTCGGCACCAAGCTGTTCTGCATCTCCGGTCACGTCGAGCGGCCCTGCAACGTCGAAGAGGCGATGGGGATTCCGTTCCGCGAGCTGATCGAGAAGCATTGCGGCGGCATCCGCGGCGGCTGGGACAATCTGAAGGCCGTAATCCCCGGCGGCTCGTCGGTGCGCATGGTGCCGGCCGAGCAGATCATCGACACCCCGATGGATTTCGACAGCCTGAGCAAGCTGCGCTCGGGCCTCGGCACCGCGGCCGTGATCGTGATGGACAAGTCGACCGACCTGATCCGGGCGATCGCGCGCATCTCCTATTTCTACAAGCATGAGAGCTGCGGCCAGTGCACGCCGTGCCGCGAGGGCACCGGCTGGATGTGGCGCGTCCTGACCCGCATGGCCGACGGCCGTGCCCACAAGCGCGAGATCGACATGCTGCTCGAGGTCACCAAGCAGGTCGAGGGCCACACCATCTGTGCGCTTGGCGACGCTGCGGCGTGGCCGATCCAGGGCCTGATCGCGCATTTCCGTCACGAGATTGAAGAGCGGATCGACCAGTATTCGCACAAGGCCGATCTCGACGATCAGGGCGTTCGCGATCCCGTGCACATGGTAGCTGCGGAGTAA
- the nuoE gene encoding NADH-quinone oxidoreductase subunit NuoE, with amino-acid sequence MSVRRLAPKELQPASFTFTDENLVWAKKQIEKYPPGRHASAAIAILWRVQEQHDGWVSEAAIRAVADLLEMPHIRMLEIATFYTMFQLSPVGKKAHVQVCGTTPCRLRGAADLIEVCQHRIHHDPFQLSKDGNFSWEEVECLGACVNAPMVLIWKDTYEDLTKESFGKVLDGFAAGNPPKPGPQIDRQFSAPAGGPTTLKETT; translated from the coding sequence ATGTCCGTCCGCCGCCTTGCCCCGAAGGAATTGCAGCCCGCGAGCTTCACGTTCACGGACGAGAATCTCGTCTGGGCCAAGAAGCAGATCGAGAAATATCCGCCGGGCCGCCACGCTTCGGCTGCGATCGCGATCCTGTGGCGCGTCCAGGAGCAGCATGACGGCTGGGTGTCGGAAGCCGCGATCCGCGCCGTCGCCGACCTGCTGGAGATGCCGCATATCCGCATGCTGGAGATCGCGACCTTCTACACCATGTTCCAGCTCTCGCCGGTCGGCAAGAAGGCGCATGTGCAGGTGTGCGGCACCACGCCGTGCCGGCTGCGCGGTGCCGCCGACCTGATCGAGGTCTGCCAGCATCGCATCCATCACGATCCGTTCCAGCTGTCGAAGGACGGCAACTTCTCTTGGGAAGAGGTCGAGTGCTTAGGCGCCTGCGTGAACGCGCCGATGGTGCTGATCTGGAAGGACACCTATGAGGACCTGACCAAGGAAAGCTTCGGCAAGGTGCTCGACGGTTTTGCCGCCGGCAATCCGCCGAAGCCGGGCCCGCAGATCGACCGTCAGTTCTCGGCCCCCGCAGGCGGTCCGACCACGCTGAAGGAAACGACCTGA
- a CDS encoding NADH-quinone oxidoreductase subunit D — protein MNEQNLRNFTINFGPQHPAAHGVLRLVLELDGEVVERVDPHIGLLHRGTEKLIEHKTYLQAIPYFDRLDYVAPMNQEHAFCLAAEKLLGISVPRRGQLIRVLYCEIGRILSHLLNVTTQAMDVGALTPPLWGFEEREKLMVFYERASGSRMHAAFFRVGGVHQDLPPKLIDDIEAWCDPFLKVVGDLDTLLTGNRIFKQRNVDIGVVPLKEAWEWGFSGVMVRGSGAAWDLRKSQPYECYAEMDFDIPIGKNGDCYDRYLIRMEEMRQSVRIMKQCIQKLKAPDGQGPVVVEDNKIAPPRRGEMKRSMEALIHHFKLYTEGVHVPAGEVYAAVEAPKGEFGVYLVADGTNKPYKCKIRAPGFAHLQAMDHICKGHLLADVSAILGSLDIVFGEVDR, from the coding sequence ATGAACGAACAGAATCTTCGCAACTTCACTATCAACTTCGGTCCGCAGCATCCGGCGGCGCACGGCGTGTTGCGCCTCGTGCTGGAGCTCGACGGTGAAGTGGTCGAGCGCGTCGATCCGCATATCGGCCTGCTTCATCGCGGCACCGAGAAGCTGATCGAGCACAAGACCTATCTGCAGGCGATTCCCTATTTCGACCGGCTCGACTACGTTGCGCCGATGAATCAGGAGCATGCGTTCTGCCTCGCGGCGGAAAAGCTGCTCGGCATATCAGTGCCGCGCCGCGGCCAGTTGATCCGCGTGCTGTATTGCGAGATCGGCCGCATCCTGTCGCATCTGCTCAACGTCACCACGCAGGCGATGGACGTCGGCGCGCTGACCCCGCCGCTGTGGGGTTTTGAAGAGCGCGAAAAGCTGATGGTGTTCTATGAGCGCGCCTCGGGCTCGCGCATGCACGCGGCGTTCTTCCGCGTCGGCGGCGTGCACCAGGACCTGCCGCCGAAGCTGATCGACGATATCGAGGCGTGGTGCGATCCGTTCCTCAAGGTGGTCGGCGATCTCGATACGCTGCTGACCGGCAACCGCATCTTCAAGCAGCGCAACGTCGACATCGGCGTTGTGCCACTGAAGGAAGCCTGGGAGTGGGGCTTCTCCGGCGTGATGGTGCGCGGCTCGGGCGCGGCGTGGGACCTGCGCAAGTCGCAGCCTTACGAGTGCTACGCCGAAATGGATTTCGACATTCCGATCGGCAAGAACGGCGACTGCTACGACCGCTATCTGATCCGCATGGAAGAGATGCGCCAGTCGGTGCGCATCATGAAGCAGTGCATCCAGAAGCTGAAGGCGCCGGACGGGCAGGGCCCGGTCGTGGTCGAGGACAACAAGATCGCGCCGCCGCGCCGCGGTGAGATGAAGCGCTCGATGGAAGCGCTGATCCATCACTTCAAGCTCTACACCGAAGGCGTGCACGTGCCGGCTGGCGAGGTCTACGCCGCGGTCGAGGCGCCGAAGGGCGAGTTCGGCGTCTATCTCGTCGCCGACGGCACCAACAAGCCCTACAAGTGCAAGATTCGCGCGCCCGGCTTCGCCCATCTGCAGGCGATGGACCACATCTGCAAGGGCCATCTGCTCGCCGACGTTTCCGCCATCCTGGGCTCGCTGGACATCGTGTTCGGCGAAGTCGACCGGTGA
- a CDS encoding NADH-quinone oxidoreductase subunit C, whose product MDDGKLDSLGQTIVSALPGAATAHSVAFNQLTIDVEIGRIVDVVTFLRDDPNCRFVNFTDVTAVDYPSREKRFDVVYHLLSPTLNARIRLRGQADETTQVPSIIGVFPGADWFERETYDLYGVIFTGHPDMRRLLTDYGFDGHPLRKDFPLTGFVEVRYDDQEKRVLYEPVRLNQEFRKFDFLSPWEGADYPLPGDEKAKAEPKA is encoded by the coding sequence ATGGACGACGGCAAGCTCGACTCCCTTGGGCAGACGATCGTGAGCGCGCTTCCGGGCGCCGCCACCGCGCACTCGGTCGCGTTCAATCAACTCACTATCGACGTCGAGATTGGCAGAATCGTGGACGTCGTCACTTTTCTGCGTGACGATCCCAACTGCCGCTTCGTCAACTTCACCGATGTGACCGCGGTCGACTATCCGAGCCGCGAGAAGCGCTTCGATGTCGTCTACCATCTGCTGTCGCCGACGCTGAACGCGCGCATCCGGCTGCGCGGCCAGGCCGACGAGACCACGCAGGTGCCGTCGATCATCGGCGTCTTCCCGGGCGCCGACTGGTTCGAGCGCGAGACCTACGATCTCTACGGCGTGATCTTCACCGGGCATCCGGACATGCGCCGTCTGCTGACGGATTACGGCTTCGACGGCCATCCGTTGCGCAAGGATTTCCCGCTCACCGGCTTCGTCGAGGTCCGCTACGACGACCAGGAGAAGCGGGTGCTGTACGAGCCTGTCAGGCTCAACCAGGAATTCCGCAAGTTCGATTTCCTGTCTCCGTGGGAAGGGGCCGACTACCCCTTGCCGGGTGACGAAAAGGCGAAGGCAGAGCCGAAGGCCTGA
- a CDS encoding NuoB/complex I 20 kDa subunit family protein, which yields MGLSPTAASSQPAIAQAPKGILDPSTGRPVGANDPFFLEVNHELSDKGFFVAAADDLITWARTGSLMWMTFGLACCAVEMMQVSMPRYDVERFGFAPRASPRQSDVMIVAGTLTNKMAPALRKVYDQMPEPRYVISMGSCANGGGYYHYSYSVVRGCDRIVPIDIYVPGCPPTAEALLYGVLLLQKKIRRIGTIER from the coding sequence ATGGGATTGAGCCCCACCGCCGCATCCTCGCAGCCGGCGATCGCGCAGGCTCCGAAGGGCATTCTCGATCCGTCGACCGGCAGGCCGGTCGGCGCCAATGATCCGTTCTTCCTCGAGGTCAATCACGAGCTGTCCGACAAGGGCTTCTTCGTCGCCGCCGCCGACGACCTCATCACCTGGGCGCGCACCGGCTCGCTGATGTGGATGACCTTCGGTCTCGCCTGCTGCGCAGTCGAGATGATGCAGGTCTCGATGCCGCGCTACGACGTCGAGCGCTTCGGCTTTGCGCCGCGTGCCTCGCCGCGGCAGTCCGACGTGATGATCGTCGCGGGCACCCTGACCAACAAGATGGCGCCCGCGCTGCGCAAGGTCTATGACCAGATGCCGGAGCCGCGCTACGTCATCTCGATGGGCTCATGCGCCAATGGCGGCGGCTACTACCATTATTCCTACTCGGTGGTGCGCGGCTGCGACCGCATCGTGCCGATCGACATCTACGTGCCGGGCTGCCCGCCCACGGCGGAAGCGCTGCTCTACGGCGTGCTGTTGCTGCAGAAGAAGATCCGCCGTATCGGCACCATCGAACGCTAA
- a CDS encoding NADH-quinone oxidoreductase subunit A, protein MTGILQNYLPLVVFIGVASLIGLALLIAPFLVAFQSPDPEKLSAYECGFNAFDDARMKFDVRFYLVAILFIIFDLEVAFLFPWAVAFGKLGATGFWSMMVFLAVLTVGFAYEWKKGALEWD, encoded by the coding sequence ATGACCGGCATCCTGCAAAATTACCTCCCACTTGTGGTGTTTATCGGAGTCGCCAGCCTGATCGGTCTGGCGCTTCTGATCGCGCCGTTCCTGGTCGCGTTCCAGTCGCCGGACCCGGAAAAGCTGTCCGCCTATGAATGCGGATTCAACGCTTTTGACGACGCCCGCATGAAGTTCGACGTCCGCTTCTATCTGGTGGCGATCCTCTTCATCATCTTCGACCTCGAAGTGGCGTTCCTGTTCCCCTGGGCGGTGGCGTTCGGAAAGCTCGGCGCGACCGGCTTCTGGTCGATGATGGTGTTCCTGGCCGTGCTGACGGTCGGGTTTGCATATGAATGGAAGAAAGGCGCGCTCGAATGGGATTGA
- a CDS encoding MarR family winged helix-turn-helix transcriptional regulator, which translates to MTEKLRTERALPPEAVVDAELAPITAMMSSRLMVLANLLKRGAMLRYKRLAGLSSVEFGLVASLGRRPPMSVVRLAEAVGMDKGQISRALAELVARKLVAKAANPRDNRETLVSLTKTGLAAHDAIVAGAQERNRRLLEQLTPQELALLLGHVDRLTEIAAEMLAAERELG; encoded by the coding sequence ATGACCGAGAAGCTCAGGACGGAGAGGGCGTTGCCGCCGGAAGCCGTGGTCGACGCCGAGCTGGCGCCGATCACCGCGATGATGTCGTCGCGGCTGATGGTGCTGGCGAACCTGCTCAAGCGCGGTGCGATGTTGCGTTACAAGCGGCTCGCCGGGCTGTCCTCGGTCGAGTTCGGCCTGGTCGCCTCGCTCGGCCGGCGGCCGCCGATGAGCGTGGTGCGGCTGGCCGAAGCCGTCGGCATGGACAAGGGCCAGATCAGCCGGGCGCTCGCCGAGCTCGTCGCGCGCAAGCTGGTGGCCAAGGCGGCCAACCCGCGCGACAACCGCGAAACCCTGGTCTCGCTGACCAAGACGGGCCTCGCCGCCCATGACGCGATCGTGGCCGGTGCGCAGGAGCGAAACCGGCGCCTGCTGGAACAGCTTACCCCACAGGAACTTGCGCTGCTGCTCGGACATGTCGATCGGCTGACGGAGATCGCCGCCGAGATGCTCGCCGCCGAGCGGGAGCTGGGCTGA